Proteins encoded in a region of the Eschrichtius robustus isolate mEscRob2 chromosome 16, mEscRob2.pri, whole genome shotgun sequence genome:
- the THUMPD1 gene encoding THUMP domain-containing protein 1: MASPIQQSPQPSGGKRKGKAQYVQAKRARRCDGGGPRQLEPGLQGILITCNMNERKCVEEAYSLLNEYGDDMYGPEKFADKDQQPSGSEGEDDDVEAALKKEVGDIKASTEMRLRRFQSVESGANNVVFIRTLGIEPEKLVHHILQDIYKTKKKKTRVILRMLPISGTCKAFLEDMKKYAETFLEPWFKAPNKGTFQIVYKSRNNSHMNREEVIKELAGIVGSLNSENKVDLTNPQYTVVVEIIKAVCCLSVVKDYTLFRKYNLQEVVKSAKDSSQLNPKQAALTGNGKEAKLESGDKSNQNDPAEGKNNQQVVPEDSEELGQTEPISETHEVSEGAAKPELASQVTEGSETHVVSEGAAKPELASQVTEGSESHENDLS, translated from the exons ATGGCCTCCCCCATCCAGCAGTCTCCTCAGCCTAGCGGCGGGAAGCGCAAAGGCAAGGCTCAGTACGTGCAGGCCAAACGGGCTCGGCGCTGTGATGGCGGCGGGCCCCGGCAGCTGGAGCCCGGGCTACAGGGCATTCTCATCACCTGTAACATGAACGAGCGCAAGTGCGTGGAGGAGGCCTACAGCCTGCTCAACGAATACGGCGACGACATGTATGGTCCAGAAAAG TTTGCAGACAAGGATCAGCAACCCTCTGGAAGTGAGGGAGAAGATGATGATGTGGAGGCCGCCTTGAAGAAAGAAGTTGGTGACATTAAGGCATCTACAGAGATGAGGCTGAGAAGATTCCAGTCAGTGGAGAGTGGAGCAAATAATGTAGTCTTCATCAGGACACTTGGGATAG aaccTGAGAAATTGGTGCATcatattctccaagatatatacaaaaccaagaagaagaagacTCGGGTTATTCTACGAATGTTACCCATCTCAGGCACATGCAAGGCTTTCTTAGAAGACATGAAAAAATATGCAGAAACATTTTTGGAACCCTGGTTTAAAGCTCCAAACAAAGGGACATTTCAGATTGTATATAAATCTCGAAATAACAGTCACATGAATAGAGAAGAAGTTATCAAAGAATTGGCAG GAATAGTAGGCAGCCTCAATTCGGAAAATAAAGTAGATCTTACCAATCCACAATACACAGTAGTAGTAGAAATCATTAAAGCTGTCTGTTGCCTGAGTGTTGTGAAAGATTACACATTGTTCAGAAAATACAATCTCCAGGAGGTGGTGAAGAGTGCCAAGGACTCATCACAGCTTAACCCAAAGCAGGCAGCGCTAACAGGAAATGGGAAAGAAGCTAAATTGGAATCTGGTgacaaatcaaatcaaaatgacccagcagaaggaaaaaataaccaGCAGGTGGTACCAGAGGATAGTGAGGAGCTGGGTCAGACAGAACCAATATCTGAGACACATGAGGTGAGTGAGGGGGCCGCTAAACCTGAACTTGCAAGTCAAGTCACAGAAGGATCTGAGACACATGTGGTGAGTGAGGGGGCCGCTAAACCTGAACTTGCAAGTCAAGTCACAGAAGGATCTGAGTCACATGAAAATGACCtctcatag